A genomic region of Papaver somniferum cultivar HN1 chromosome 7, ASM357369v1, whole genome shotgun sequence contains the following coding sequences:
- the LOC113292717 gene encoding heavy metal-associated isoprenylated plant protein 30-like produces the protein MADLQIVPAAAYKNVEAQYVDMMVPLYSYGCERKIKKALSHVRGIYSVNVDCKLQKVTVWGICNKHDVLAMIRSKRKDARFWDADDNEYQKEQTIVNKPVVISIKPLLTSKLGRSLSWKALKKVISIKSY, from the exons ATGGCAGATTTGCAGATAGTGCCGGCAGCAGCATACAAGAATGTAGAGGCACAATATGTTGACATGATGGTGCCTTTGTATTCATATGGTTGTGAGAGAAAAATTAAGAAGGCATTATCGCATGTTAGAG GGATATATTCAGTGAACGTGGACTGTAAACTTCAAAAGGTGACAGTATGGGGTATTTGCAATAAACATGATGTACTAGCGATGATAAGAAGCAAGAGAAAAGATGCACGTTTTTGGGATGCTGATGATAATGAATACCAGAAAGAACAAACTATTGTTAATAAGCCCGTAGTGATATCAATAAAGCCTTTACTAACGTCGAAATTAGGTCGGTCTTTAAGTTGGAAAGCACTGAAGAAGGTTATCAGCATCAAATCATATTGA